A portion of the Chaetodon trifascialis isolate fChaTrf1 chromosome 7, fChaTrf1.hap1, whole genome shotgun sequence genome contains these proteins:
- the has2 gene encoding hyaluronan synthase 2 — MRCHKVLTYLRIFGTTMFGVSLLVGISTAYIMGYQFFTTAGNHLSFGLYGAILVVHLIIQSLFALLEHRNMQRSLETPIKLNKSLALCIAAYQEDPNYLRKCLVSVKRLTYPGIKVIMVIDGNTQDDMYMMEIFKEVMGQDKSATYVWRSNFHHRGPEETDESYAESIQQVTKLVLNSKCLCIMQKWGGKREVMYTPFKALGRSVDYVQVCDSDTMLDPASSVEMVKVLEEDPMVGGVGGDVQILNKYESWISFLSSVRYWMAFNIERACQSYFGCVQCISGPLGMYRNSLLHEFLEDWYNQTFMGSHCSFGDDRHLTNRVLSLGYATKYTARSKCLTETPITYLRWLNQQTRWSKSYFREWLYNSMWFHKHHLWMTYEAVITGFFPFFLIATAIQLFYQGRIWNILLFLLIVQAVALIKSSFASCLRGNIVMVFMSFYSVLYMTSLLPAKMFAIATINKSGWGTSGRKTIVVNFIGLIPISVWFTILFIGIIYTIVLQTRKPFPDSEKIILIIGAVVYASYWVILLTLYTVLINKCGKRKKETHYDMVLDV; from the exons ATGAGGTGTCATAAAGTCCTCACCTACCTGCGGATATTTGGGACCACCATGTTCGGTGTGTCCCTCCTGGTGGGCATCTCCACGGCCTACATCATGGGCTACCAGTTCTTCACCACAGCCGGCAATCACCTATCCTTTGGGCTGTACGGCGCCATTTTGGTCGTCCACCTCATCATCCAGAGCCTGTTTGCACTCCTGGAACACCGAAACATGCAACGGTCCTTAGAGACGCCAATTAAACTGAATAAATCCTTGGCGTTGTGCATTGCAGCCTATCAAGAGGACCCGAACTACCTGAGGAAATGCCTTGTGTCGGTGAAGAGACTGACATACCCGGGGATCAAAGTGATCATGGTGATCGATGGGAACACACAGGATGACATGTACATGATGGAGATTTTCAAAGAGGTCATGGGGCAGGATAAATCAGCCACTTACGTGTGGCGGAGTAACTTTCACCACAGAGGGCCCGAGGAGACGGACGAAAGCTACGCTGAGAGCATTCAGCAGGTCACCAAGCTGGTGCTGAACAGCAAGTGTTTGTGCATCATGCAGAAGtggggagggaagagagaggtcATGTACACCCCCTTCAAAGCTCTGGGGAGGAGCGTGGACTATGTGCAG GTGTGTGACTCTGACACTATGTTGGACCCAGCATCATCAGTGGAGATGGTGAAGGTTCTAGAAGAAGACCCAATGGTGGGAGGCGTTGGAGGAGATGTACAG ATCCTGAACAAATACGAGTCGTGGATCTCCTTCCTGAGCAGTGTACGGTACTGGATGGCCTTCAACATTGAGCGGGCTTGCCAGTCCTACTTTGGTTGTGTGCAGTGCATCAGCGGGCCTTTAGGAATGTACCGGAACTCCCTCCTACACGAGTTCCTTGAGGACTGGTACAATCAGACTTTCATGGGATCCCACTGCAGTTTTGGAGATGACCGCCATCTCACCAACAGAGTTCTAAGCCTTGGGTATGCAACCAAATACACTGCACGATCAAAGTGCCTCACTGAGACGCCGATTACATACCTACGGTGGCTCAATCAGCAAACTCGATGGAGTAAGTCATATTTCAGAGAATGGCTATACAACTCTATGTGGTTCCACAAACACCATCTGTGGATGACCTATGAGGCTGTGATCACAGGCTTCTTCCCATTTTTCCTCATTGCCACTGCGATCCAACTCTTTTACCAAGGCAGGATCTGGAATATTCTGTTGTTTCTACTCATTGTGCAGGCAGTGGCACTGATCAAGTCGTCATTTGCCAGCTGCCTCAGAGGTAACATAGTCATGGTGTTCATGTCGTTCTACTCTGTACTGTACATGACAAGCCTGTTGCCAGCCAAAATGTTCGCAATAGCAACAATCAACAAGTCTGGATGGGGTACCTCTGGGAGGAAAACAATAGTGGTGAACTTCATTGGTCTGATTCCTATATCAGTTTGGTTCACCATCCTCTTCATTGGGATTATCTACACAATAGTCCTGCAGACTAGAAAACCCTTTCCCGACTCAGAAAAGATTATTCTTATCATAGGGGCAGTTGTCTATGCCAGTTACTGGGTCATACTGTTGACTTTGTACACAGTGCTCATAAATAAGTgtgggaagaggaagaaggaaacacACTATGATATGGTGCTGGATGTATGA